The Belonocnema kinseyi isolate 2016_QV_RU_SX_M_011 chromosome 2, B_treatae_v1, whole genome shotgun sequence nucleotide sequence TTAATAAAAGTCTCCCTGAGTAATGTCGTCTCAATTCTCGGATCACAGACACTGGCTGACCTCAGAGATAAAATTTCGTGCATTTCTGATCTTTCTATTACAACTGATGTGAGTGAGAAACCTGTCCTCAAACCCGGACCATCAGCAAAGGAGATTTACAACTCGGCCTTCTTCTTCATCGAAGGGATCTTTTACAACGATATGAGAGATCCGGAAAATAAAGATAACAGCCAAGTGATTAGAGAGTGGGCAAGTGCACGCAAGATTGGTTCTTTTCAAACTGCCTGTATGGAAGATACGAAAATAGATTCTCTGAATCTGAGATTTGGGTTTCCATGGGTTTACCAACATCAGGGAAATTGCGAGCATCTGATCGTTTTTAGTGATGCGAGGTTGCTGAATTGCAACGATCATTTGTCTGTCACTTCCTATCCGAGAATAGAGCGCATAAAGCCTTATATTAACAAATACTGCATGACTTGCGGTATGTTCAGTGTTCGGTGGATCACGACCAATAATGACAGATTGCCACACGATCCCTGCTTTTTCTGCGAAAAGTGCTTCAAGTCATATAACTACGTTAACGGGGAAAAAATCGGCACGTTTTCTGCTTATCCTTATCCGTTTCATGCTGAGTTGATGCAGAAGTTTAAGAATAATGAAAGTAATGACCAGCAGTAGAACATTTTTGTCAGGATTTTAAGAATCGAGGAAAGGAGAAGAAGGTGAGCGAGCGGCAAGGGTCACTTTTATTTAATCGCGTTTCACAAGGTGGCAACTTTACCGGAAAACGGGGAAAGACCTaaaataaccgggaatttacttctgctcgcaaaaaattcaagttctcattattttaataatttttttctctggatattttttaaatgatatttcaaagCTGCAGAaacaataacttttgtaa carries:
- the LOC117167054 gene encoding snRNA-activating protein complex subunit 3, whose translation is MSQPSVFYEQLYHASPKVNLSTYFTNYATLKEQFYTVDTPKVQRSVSDSMGANIEEEDFNMLKEYCSIDNLTIANEVIEYGHMKSWSKELLEASTIPDVPLKTLTELQKSTIGMKPMKRSTKYRSEICVKHEEDPSRLVSAVPGKDFLVYIRIYAPFKHRVYNKTTAQLIKVSLSNVVSILGSQTLADLRDKISCISDLSITTDVSEKPVLKPGPSAKEIYNSAFFFIEGIFYNDMRDPENKDNSQVIREWASARKIGSFQTACMEDTKIDSLNLRFGFPWVYQHQGNCEHLIVFSDARLLNCNDHLSVTSYPRIERIKPYINKYCMTCGMFSVRWITTNNDRLPHDPCFFCEKCFKSYNYVNGEKIGTFSAYPYPFHAELMQKFKNNESNDQQ